A genome region from Brassica oleracea var. oleracea cultivar TO1000 chromosome C2, BOL, whole genome shotgun sequence includes the following:
- the LOC106322988 gene encoding rac-like GTP-binding protein ARAC2 — translation MSTARFIKCVTVGDGAVGKTCMLISYTSNTFPTDYVPTVFDNFSANVVVDGSTVNLGLWDTAGQEDYNRLRPLSYRGADVFLLAFSLISKASYENIYKKWLPELKHYAPSIPIVLVGTKLDLRDDKQFLKDHPGAASITTAQGEELRKMIGAIKYLECSSKTQQNVKAVFDTAIRVALRPPKAKKKIKPLRTKRSRTCFFF, via the exons ATGAGCACAGCGAGATTCATCAAGTGTGTGACGGTCGGAGATGGAGCTGTGGGGAAGACTTGTATGCTGATTTCATATACCAGCAATACTTTTCCTACG GATTACGTTCCGACAGTTTTTGACAATTTCAGTGCGAATGTGGTGGTCGATGGAAGTACTGTCAACCTCGGCCTGTGGGATACTGCTG GGCAGGAAGATTATAACAGGCTTCGGCCTTTGAGTTACAGAGGAGCAGATGTGTTTTTATTGGCATTTTCCCTAATTAGCAAGGCCAGTTACGAGAACATTTACAAAAAG TGGCTTCCGGAGCTGAAACATTATGCGCCTAGCATCCCCATTGTACTCGTCGGAACCAAGTTAG ATTTGAGGGATGACAAACAGTTCTTGAAAGATCATCCAGGAGCAGCTTCAATAACAACTGCCCAG GGAGAGGAATTAAGAAAGATGATTGGAGCCATCAAGTACTTAGAATGCAGCTCCAAAACCCAGCAG AATGTGAAGGCAGTGTTTGATACAGCGATCCGGGTAGCGTTGAGGCCTCCAAAGGCAAAGAAGAAGATAAAGCCATTGAGGACCAAAAGATCAAGAACATGCTTTTTCTTCTAA